The Chryseobacterium shigense region ATGAGTGGGCAATGATCTTTTTCTTTACAAAACTTACATTATCTGATCTGTAAAATAATTTTTGTGCTGCATAAGGATCGGAATTTATTTTTAAACCGTTCGCCGCATATTTATTAAAAAGCTCATCGAAATCAGAAAACTCATCACCTGTCATAAATAATGCATTTTTCCCGAACTGAGATTCTGTTGCTACCATCTCAAAATTGAAAAGTGCGGTCATATTATTATATATTTTGTCCAGATTGGTGTCTGTAGAAATAGCTTTTGAGCCAAGCATTCCCTTCTCTTCGCCGTTGAAAGCCATAAATACCATTGAGAAATCAGATTTCTTATTTTTGAAATAATCGGCAATACCTGTTAAGGCGGTAATTCCGCTTGCATCATCATCTGCGCCGTTATAAATATTATCGCCGGTTTTATCACTCGTTCCGATATGATCAAAGTGTCCGGAGAATCCTAAGTATTTATCCGTTTTCCCTTTTTTGATACCACATACATTATAGGCTTTCTTTCCTTTATAATCAAAAGGGATCAGGTAAGAATTTCCGGTACAGTATTCAAGGTTGTTTTCTTTAAAAAGTGTCGCGATGTATTCTGCCGCCTTATCATTTTCCGGTGTCCCGATCTCGCGGCCCTTCATTTCATCCGAAGCCAAAGTGGAAAGTATTGTGGTAACTCTTTCTTTTGAAACTTCCTGTGCAAATGTAAATGCTGAAAAGAATGACAGGGTAAGATAGGTTAGTTTTTTCATTTTTTGATACAATTTACAAGATCAGTCGTATTCTTAACGGAAATGTTGCATGAAATGGTATAAATTAATTTTTAAAGTAAAAACTATCATCAAAAAGTTTTAAGTTGTTGAGCGGAATAATAACTTGTTTTATTGAGCTTTATAAAATTTTTAACGCAAAGTTTAATTTTAGTAATGAATATTCTAAGAATGCAAAGGAAAAATCAATCAAAGATTGATTGAATAAGCGTTCGTATTATCCAGCCGCTTAATCAACGGCGTAGCCGGCATCTTTGCCTTACTTAAAATAATACGGTTTAAATATGAACCTTTGCGTTAAAAAAATCAGGCTATAACAAAAAACAGCTCCTTTCGGAACTGTTCTCACTCAAAAAATCGTTGTAAGGCTATCGAAGTCTGTCTACAGATTTTACGAGCCTTTCATCTCTGCGGATGTATATGTTTGCAATAAGCAGACAAATTACCGCAATCAATGAAAAAACCGGCTCAATACCCTTCTCAGGAATCTGAATTCCTCCGGATAAGTTTAGTAACCAGTACGCCAATACACCAATCAACAAAACGTTTATAATGATGCTGAACGTATTCAGCAAAATTTGTCTTTTTCTGTTCTTAAAGCTGAAAATACTCAATGCTCCTACCAAAACAAGTGCAATACAGCCAATATTAATCACCGGAATATTGCTAAAAACGTCAACATCCTGTCCCGTAATGAAAAGGAAAACAGCAGCTAAAACTGCCAGAAGGGTCCATATAGTCTGTATTCTTTGTAACATTGATTATTAAATGCGAGGCAAAAATAACATAAATTTTGCACAATTCAAAAATAAGTGTAGATTTGCATTATACATATGTACTTGAAAACAAAAGTCGCCGGACTTACTTTTCTTACTCACAATTAATTACATTTTTACATTAAGTATGTTTAACATAGAAACGTTAAGGTCAAAATCCGTAACGGAACTGACTAAAATCTTAAAAGATTTAGGCGTTAAAGTTGCTAGAAACAGCAATGATAATGATAAGATCTTTGCCGTTCTTGACTTTCAGGCTTCTAACCCTAAAGTTGCAAAAGATTATTTCAACGCCACAGAAACCAGTATGAATACTGAAGAAAAACCGGCAGAAAAACCTGCCAAGGCTCCTGTAAAAAAAGCAGCGCCTAAAAGACAACCTGCCAAACCTAAAGCAGAAGTAAAAGCACCGGTTGAAGAAAGCCCCAAAGCTGACGAAACAGCAGAACAAAAGGTGCCCGCTGCTAAAGAAGCAAGGCAGGAAGAAACAAAACAGGAAGAGCCAAAAACGGAAACAGTTGTTGTAACTCCTGAAGAAAACAACCCCGGACAGGCTAAGAAAAAAAGAAAAAGAGTAGCAGCCAACACAGGCAATACAGATACTCCACAGGAAAGAGCAGAAGCTCCAAAGAATGCAGAACCTCAGGAATCTGCAGCACCAGAAGAAAAGCCGAATATTTCCCAACCTCAGGCTAGATCCCCAAAAGGGCACAATAACCCGCAGAACAGCGGAAACCAGCATAAAAATCAAAATCAGAACCAGAATCCTAACCAAAACCAAAATCAGCACAGACAGCATGCTGAAAAGGTGGAGGAGCATCATTCCGAACAGAGAAAAGAATTCAATTTCGATGGAATGGTAAGTATTGAAGGCGTTTTAGAGATCCTTCCGGATAACTACGGATTCCTTCGTTCATCAGATTTCAGTTATATCTCTTCTCCTGATGATGTATATGTTTCTACTGCACAGATCAGAAATTTTGGTCTGAAAACAGGAGACACCGTTAAAGGAATTGTAAGACTTCCGAAAGAAGGTGAAAAATATTTTTCATTATTAAAGCCTACGGAAGTTAACGGACGTGATCTTGCTTTCATCAAAGACCGTGTTGCATTCGAATATTTAACTCCACTTTTCCCTGAAGAGAAATTTAATCTGGCAGGAAATAATTCTACCATGTCTACAAGAATTGTAGATCTGTTTGCGCCAATCGGAAAAGGACAGAGAGCAATGATTGTAGCACAGCCGAAAACAGGTAAGACCATGCTGCTTAAGGATATTGCCAATTCTATTGCATCCAATCATCCTGAAGTATATATGATGGTCCTTCTGATTGACGAACGTCCTGAAGAGGTTACCGATATGGAAAGAAGCGTAAATGCTGAGGTAATTGCTTCTACATTTGACGAAGCCGCAGACAAACACGTAAAAGTGGCCAATCTTGTTCTGGCAAAAGCTCAGAGAATGGTTGAATGCGGACACGATGTAGTAATTTTACTGGATTCAATTACGAGATTGGCAAGAGCTTATAATACTGTTACCCCTGCATCAGGAAAAGTGCTTTCCGGTGGTGTGGATGCAAATGCGCTTCATAAACCGAAAAGGTTCTTCGGGGCAGCCAGAAAAATTGAAGGTGGCGGTTCACTGACTATTATTGCTACAGCCTTAATTGATACCGGTTCCAAAATGGATGAAGTGATTTTTGAAGAATTCAAAGGAACAGGTAATATGGAACTTCAGCTGGACAGAAAGATTGCAAACAGAAGAATTTATCCTGCAATAGATCTTGTAGCTTCAAGCACACGTAGAGATGATCTTCTTTTAGATGAAGTTACTTCACAGAGAATGTGGATTTTAAGAAAATATCTTTCTGAAATGAACCCTGTAGAAGCCATGGAATTTGTAAATAAAAACATCAGAGGAACTTTAAATAATGAAGAATTCCTGATGTCTATGAATAAATAGATTAATTTAATTGTTTGTTAAAGAAAGCACGGAGATTATTCTTCGTGCTTTTTATTTATTACAGTTTATAGTAAGATATGAAGTGTAGTTCCTAAAAGGTTCTTAACGCAAAGTTTTACATTCAAACCGTATTACTTTAAAGTAAAAAAAAAGCAAAGATTCCGGCTTCGCTGTTGATTAAGCGACTGGATAATAAGAACGCTTATTCCGATCAATCGAAGATTGATTTTTCCTTTGTATGCTTAAAATATACACTATTAAAAATTAGACTTTACGATAAAAAACTTTAAGATGAATTCTATACCACAATAATTTGTCTTTTATTATTTGTTTTAAAAAAAATTAATTCATTCTAAATCAATATATCAATGTTAAAGATTTATTAAAGTAATCCCCAGTTTTTGATAATAGCTTAAATATTGGCTAAATTTGGATATAACATTAAAAATAAAAATTATGTCATTTGAATTACCTAAACTAGGATATGCATACGATGCATTGGAGCCTACTATTGATGCAAGAACTATGGAAATCCACCATACAAAACATCACCAGGCATATATTGACAATCTAAATAAAGCAATTGATGGAACTGAGCTGGCGGGAAAAACTATAGAAGAGATCTGCCAGACAGGAACTGACAAGCCAGCAGTAAGAAATAATGGAGGAGGACATTTCAACCACTCTTTATTCTGGGAAATTTTAACTCCGGGCGGAAGCAAAGAGCCTGTAGGAAACGTAAAAGCTGCAATTGAAAATTACGGAGGTCTTGAAAAATTCAAAACTGATTTTTCTGAGGCTGCTAAAACAAGGTTCGGTTCAGGATGGGCTTGGTTGGTTAAAAATGCAGACGGTTCCGTATCCGTTTCTTCTACACCAAACCAGGATAACCCGTTAATGCCTGTTGCAGATGTTAAAGGAACTCCGGTTTTAGGACTGGATGTTTGGGAGCATGCTTATTATTTAAACTACCAGAACAGAAGACCTGATTATGTTTCTGCATTCTTTGATGTGGTAAACTGGGATAAAGTGGAGGAATTATTCAACAAATAATTTTCAGCTATTATAAAAATAAAAGGTTCAGAAGAAATTCTGAACCTTTTTTATTGAAGACATAATTAAATTAAAAACATTTTACCTCGCGGCATCACTTCCGGACAGTCCATTCATTTTCAGTCCATACTTCCAGCTTACGTATGCGAAAACCTGGTAAAGCTTATATTCGAATTTAATCCCGTAATTCTCTCTTGAATCATAATCTATTCCGGACTCTATAATATTCCTGTATTTTCCTGAACTATAGTAGGAATTCCATTCAGAGACAAGGAAGGAATTTTTTGTTTTCAGGTAAGATTCTGAATACTGACTTATAGGTTTGGCTACTGCATTCAGAAAATAATCGAATTGGGTATCGATAACGGTAAGGTCCCATTCTCCGTCTTCATTCTTGGAAGGCTTCATTTCTGATTTTTCTTCCTCTTTCTTAGGACTGTTCTGGGAAAAACAGCTGAAAGGGATCAATGCGAAGAAAAATAATAGAATAAGGTTTTTCATAATAAATACATTGTATAAAAAATAAGCACTCAAAATGAGTGCCTAAGTTAATTTTATGGTTCTTTCTGAAGAACTACAAATGCCGGAAAGTGGTCACTGTATCCACCTGTAAACCGGTCGCCGTCCCACGATCTGAAAGGGTAGCCTTTGTAGCTTCCTTCCTTGTTCACTAAATAAGGTGGAGCAAAGATTTCTGCTTTGTATACGGAATATTCTTTTGTAACCTGATCAGATATCACATTTTTGGATACAATGATCTGGTCGAAAAGGTTAGGAGCATCCTGATAAGCAAGAGAAGCAATCCCTTTTTTGTACAAAGGATACATTAGATTAAGATATGGCGTAGTTTCACTAAGGTCTTTAGGATTTCCGGCAGCTTTCAGATAATTTTTAAAACTGGAGCTTACAGGATCATCATTGAAGTCACCCATAGCAAAAAGCTTAGTGGAAGGATCTGCAGTTCTTATGCTGTCCATTTGCTGTTTAAGTAGAGCGGCAGCCGCATTTCTTTTAGGTAATGAAACGGCTTCACCCCCTCTTCTTGAAGGCCAGTGGTTCATAAAGAACGCTACTTTTTCATTATCAAGGAAACCGGTTACTACCAGAATATCCCTTGTGTATTCTCTTCTGCCGTCATCACCGAAAACTTTTAATTCTTTTTTCAATGAATTGGTTGGGGTGAATCTTCTTTTCTGATAGATTAAAGCCACATCAATTCCTCTGTAATCATAAGAATTGTAATGAATGATTCCGTAATCGTATTTGGCAAGAACAGGCTGCTTTACCAGGTCTTCAATAACCTGTCTGTTTTCAACTTCAATAAGTCCAACTACGGCAGGAGCAGTTTTGGTATATTGTGCACCCAGTTCAGAAATTACTTTGGCTTCATTGGCAAGCTTTGCTTTATAAACTTTAGTGTTGTAATTTTTACCGCTGTTTGGAGTAAATTCTTCGGAGCCGCCTTGGTATCTTACGACTTTTTTACCTTTTAAGGCGCCATCACTCCAGGGGCCTTCATATTTTTCTGCTTCTAAAAACCGGATGGAGTCAATAGGAATACTTCGGTGAAAAGCGGGATTGCGGATATCTTTCGTCCCGTCAATATAATCTGCAGAACGGATGGTGTCCCAAAGGTTTTCCACATTCAAAAAACCAACAGTAGCTACTTTTCTCAGCTTTCCCTGTTGTGCAAAAGCCATTATTGAAAAAACAACAGCTATAAAACTCATATATCTCTTCATCCTAGTAGAGTATTAAAATTATTTAAATAACAAATTTACCTTTTTTTAATTCAATGCATTTTAAATATTTGTAAATTTAAAACAATATAAAACAAATCTGTTATATAATGAATCATAAAAGCTTGCAATGTTAAGAAAAAATAATGTTAAAAAAGTTGGAAATTCTAAATTTTGACTAAATTTGTGCCCCCAACTTTTAAAACGTTGAAAACTAAGAAGAAAAGTATTTAAAAAAATAATATACTCATGATTAAAAAACTATCATTAGTCTCTTTATTTACTTTACTTCCTGCTTCATTCTATTTTGCGCAGACCACAGTGTTTGCGTATCTTAAGGATGCCGAAGGAAAGCCTGTTGAAAAGGCAGAAGTAGATATTAAAGGGAGCGAAAATGATGTAACGGCTGATAAAATTGGATATTTCCAGTTTGTAGACCTTCAGCCGGGCCATTATCAAATTATGATTACGAAACCAAACTTCGAAACCAAAATGATGGAGTTTGACGTAGCCGATGAGAAAAGAAAGGATCTGGGAGTCATTACCCTGTATTCTTCTCTTACGAGCGCAGATCAGGGACTGGCGATTATAGACAGTGATGATGACGATGATAGCAGCAGTAGCAGCGGACAGGCCTCTACAGTAGGATTGCTTCAGTCTTCTCAGGATATCTTCAGCAGAATTGCTGCGTTTGATCTAGGATTTTACTGGTTCCGACCGAGAGGTATAGACGGAAGAACAGGCGAATCCATGCTGAACGGTGTTTCTATGGTGAAATCTGATAATGGTAATGTTGACTTCAGTAACTGGGGTGGATTGAATGAGATTACAAGATATCCGGAAATTGCAGCTAACCATTCCCCGTCTGAATATGCTTTTGGTGGAAACAGCTCTGTTGTTTACAAAAATACAAAAGCAAGTGAGTATAGAAAAGGATTCCAGTTTACCCAATCCCTTACCAACAGAAACTACAGAAACAGAACATCTTTACGTTATTCTTCAGGAATGAGCAGAAAAGGATGGGCATTCACTGTAATGGGGGCAAGAAGATGGGCTGAAGAAGGAATCCAGGAAGGAACTTTCTATGATGCTTACGGAGCTTACTTAGGGGTAGAAAAGAAATTCAGCGACAGCCATACAATGACTTTTAACTTCATTGGCGCGCCATACAGAAGATCTACTGCAAGCCCGAGCACTCAGGAAGTATACGATTACAGAGGAGTGCATTATAACTCTTACTGGGGATGGCAGGATGGAGAAAAGAGAAGTGAAAGGGTCCGAAGAGGATTCCAGCCGCTTTTCCAGATCCAGGACTTCTGGAAGATCAATAAGAATTCAAGTCTTTGGACTACTGCATCATATCAGTTTGGAAAAGATAAAGGTTCCCGTTTAGACTGGAATGGAGTAGTAAACCCATCTCCAACATATTACAGAAATTTACCAAGTTATTATTTTAATAACATTGTTTATAATGTAATGAACGGAAACCCGGATCCTTTTCAGTACGGAACTTTGATTGATGCTTACAATACAAGTCTGGCAAACTGGCAGAACGGAGATCCTAATGTTACGCAGATCAACTGGGGGCAGATCTATGCCAACAACCAGAAGGCCGATGCTGCAGACCAGGCAGAAATGACACGTCTTTACGGATTAACCGGGAAACGTTCCAAAGTATATCTGGTAGATGATGTAAGCGATGATAAGATTTTCAATGCTGGGACACACTACACATACAATTTCAACGACCGTACAAAGTTTATCCTTAACGTTTCTTACCAGAATTACAAATCTGAGCTTTATCGCGAAATGAAGGATCTTTTAGGCGGTGATTACGCTATTGGTGTAGATCCGTTTAAAGAGTCTGCCAAACCAGGTTCCACAGGATTCTACAATACATTGAATCCTAATGTTCAGTTGCATGTAGGTGACCGCATGACTTACAACTATATCCTGAGAAGACAGGAAGCCAAAGTAAACCCGGGGCTGAAATTTTCTACAGGTAATTTCGATGTATTCGTTTCTGCGTTGGCAGGATATTCAACGTCTAACAGAGAAGGTCTTTTCAAACATTATTTATACGAAAATTCTTACGGAAAAAGCAAAGATTACAACTTCTGGAACTTCGGTCTGAAAGGGCAGATTGTTTACCGTATCAATGGACGTAATTTCTTAGTATATAATGGAGCTATGTACAACCAGGCGCCATTTATGGAAGATTTATTCGTGAATCCTAGAATTAATGCACTTGTTAATCCGAATATCAGGAGTACAGTATATACAGCAAATGATTTAAGCTATGTAATTAATTCTCCTTTCCTTAAATTAAGGGCATCCGGATATATTGTAGATACGGATAATGAAACAAACGTACAGAGATTCTTTGCAGACGGAATTCAGTTGAGCAGTGTTAATCCGGACGGTTCTGTTTCTAATGTACAGAGTGCATTTGTTACCCAGGTAATGTCCAATGTTTCGAAAAGAAATATGGGAGTTGAGCTGGGAGTTGATGTAAAAGTTATCCCTACTTTATCTTTACAGGGACTTGCAAGTTTAGGCCAGTATACTTATAGAAATAATCCTGAAGTATATCTTGTTTCTGATGCTTCCGGAGGTGGGGTAACTTCCTTTGGCGAGTCATATATTAAAAACTATAAGCAGGGAGGTACTCCTCAGAGAGCTTTCTCATTAGGTTTCAGATACAACAATCCGAAATACTGGTGGGTAGGTGCGAACTGGAACTATTTTGATAACAATTACCTGGATCCGGCTCCTACTTTAAGAACGAATAACTTTATTCAGAACCCATATTCAAATACCCCTTATCTTGGGCTTACAGAAAGTGATTTACGTGATATGCTGAAGCCGGTAGAGCTTCCTTCCGCATTTTTCTTAAATGCTAATGCCGGAAAATCATTCATGATCGGAAAGTATTATATATTGCTGACAGCTTCTGTAAACAATATCCTGAATAACAAAAGATTCAAAACAGGAGGTTTTGAGCAGACCAGAGAAACAAAAGCCGGTGATTTTGCCAATGACTACTATGGCGGCGCACCTTCTTTCGGACCTAAGTATTGGTATACCCAGGGACGTTCGTACTTTGTTAACTTACAATTCAGATTCTAATAAAATAAAAAAAACAATAATGAATAATTTCACTAACTTTTTCAAAACGGCATTTGTGGCAGTAGGTGTACTGTCGGCATTGTCTTCTTGTGTAAAGAATGATGATTGGGATACTCCTCCAATCGCTTGTTCAAATAAGTTCGGAGATCCTACCATCACAATGGCAGATTTCGCGGCTCAGGCTCCTGCTACAGGATATAAATTAATCACTACAGACCAGATCTTCGACGGTTATATCGTTTCTTCTGATGCTCAGGGAAATTTCTACAAAACCATCTCTTTCCAGGATAAAACGGTAAACCCTACAGTAGGTCTTCAGATCGAAGTGGATAAAGCAAGTAATTTTGCAGACTTCCCGGTAGGTGCACACATCAGGATTAATGCAAAAGGATTACGTCTGGGACTTGACAGAGGAGCAATTAAGATAGGTTCAGAAGATCCTAACTTTGCGATCGGTAGAGTTCCTCAGGCATTGGTTGGAAGATATATGTCCGGAGTTTGCGGTGGAAACGGGTTGGATATCCAGACTATTGTACCTACAAAGCTTACTTCATTGAATGATGCAAAACAGGCTAATTTAATCAATACATTGGTTACTGTGTCGGACGTGCAGTTCAGCATCGGAGAAATCTTCCCGGTTCAGAAAAAATATCTTGATTATGATGCCGGAAACCAAGGATTGGATACAGACAGAAATATTGAAGATAAATTGGGAGGTACTGCGGTAATCAGAAACTCAGGATTCTTCAAGAGTGGAGGAGAGCTTTTACCAAAAGGAAGCGGTGACGTTACTTTTGTGGTGAGCAGATACAACACAACATGGCAGATGCTGATCAGAAGTCTTTCAGATATTAATTTCAGTGGAACAAGAGTAGATTCCACTCCGCCAAAAGGAGGTACAGCTATTACCTACTCAGGTTCTTTCCTTGAAAATTTTGAAAGCTATGCTACCACTCCGGCTAACCTTGAAGTATATCCTAAATATGTAAATGATCCGGTATTAGGAAACAGATACTGGCAGCTAAAAACATTTAGCAGTAATAAATATATACAGTTGGGCGCTAATTCAGGTTCAGGAAGCTATTTAACTTACTTTGCGGTACCGGTTGACTTTACAGCGGCCAATACGTTGAAGTTTGATGTAAACGTTGGATTCTGGAATGGGAATGCTTTAAAAGTATATTATACCACCAATTACACTCCGCTTGGGGATATTACCACAGCAACAAAAACAGATATTACATCTGCGTTCACAATTCCGCAGGCACCTGTTAGTGGTTATGGTACATTGGCTCCTGCGGGAACTTATACCTTACCTGCAACATTAACAGGTAACGGATTTATTCTGTTTGAATATTCAGGATCATCTACCGGTGTTACTACTACTGTTCAGTTAGATAATATTCAGGTTCAATAATTGATACCGGATATTTTAAATATAGACCGCCCTTTTATAAGGCGGTCTTTTTATTTAATATTAATTTTGATTCTAAATTAAATATGAATGAAAAAATTTGTATATACTCTTGAGCATATTTGCAGCACCGGGAAACATAAAGACCTTAAACTTTTGGGCTTTTTTAATGATCTGAAAAAATTGGAAAGTATTCAGGATATTGTTTCAAAATTTTCTGGATTTAAAAATTATCCGGATGGTTTTGTAATCAAAAAGCGTGAATTAGATAAAGCGCATTGGAAAGTTGGGTTTTACACTGTAGTAGGAGAAATAGGCAGAGATTATTTACCTGAAGAGGATATAATAGATGAAGATACCTATATAATTCAAAATCTAAAATCAATATTTAATATTAGCCATGTATATACTGTTGATTCTTTTAAAGATGATGAAAGAATTATAGGTTCTTTTTCAAATTTGGATAAAGCTCAGCAAGCTCTTGAATTATTAAAAGGAAACTCTGGGTTTAAAGAACATCCAGAGAATTTTATTATAGATGAAATTCAATTAAATGAACTTTTATGGACTTCCGGATTTTAAAATAGTATGTTTTAGGATGTACCGGTAAATAAAAACAACAAAAAACCACCGCGTCTGCAGTGGTTTATTATTTTTTAAATTATTCTGTTTAGAACGAAACTTCATTCACTTCTTTGCCTCTCTGGAAATTCATTACTTTCAGGTTTCCTTTATAAGCAATACTAACAACGTTACTCTGCTTAGGAAAAGCGCTTAAAAGAATCGTATTCTTAATTTTCAA contains the following coding sequences:
- a CDS encoding M28 family metallopeptidase is translated as MKKLTYLTLSFFSAFTFAQEVSKERVTTILSTLASDEMKGREIGTPENDKAAEYIATLFKENNLEYCTGNSYLIPFDYKGKKAYNVCGIKKGKTDKYLGFSGHFDHIGTSDKTGDNIYNGADDDASGITALTGIADYFKNKKSDFSMVFMAFNGEEKGMLGSKAISTDTNLDKIYNNMTALFNFEMVATESQFGKNALFMTGDEFSDFDELFNKYAANGLKINSDPYAAQKLFYRSDNVSFVKKKIIAHSFSTVDMTKASHYHNEDDDMHVVDFDNLTAIINNVGKTLEKLTPQNFTPKYNDKVKY
- a CDS encoding DUF4293 family protein, whose product is MLQRIQTIWTLLAVLAAVFLFITGQDVDVFSNIPVINIGCIALVLVGALSIFSFKNRKRQILLNTFSIIINVLLIGVLAYWLLNLSGGIQIPEKGIEPVFSLIAVICLLIANIYIRRDERLVKSVDRLR
- the rho gene encoding transcription termination factor Rho — protein: MFNIETLRSKSVTELTKILKDLGVKVARNSNDNDKIFAVLDFQASNPKVAKDYFNATETSMNTEEKPAEKPAKAPVKKAAPKRQPAKPKAEVKAPVEESPKADETAEQKVPAAKEARQEETKQEEPKTETVVVTPEENNPGQAKKKRKRVAANTGNTDTPQERAEAPKNAEPQESAAPEEKPNISQPQARSPKGHNNPQNSGNQHKNQNQNQNPNQNQNQHRQHAEKVEEHHSEQRKEFNFDGMVSIEGVLEILPDNYGFLRSSDFSYISSPDDVYVSTAQIRNFGLKTGDTVKGIVRLPKEGEKYFSLLKPTEVNGRDLAFIKDRVAFEYLTPLFPEEKFNLAGNNSTMSTRIVDLFAPIGKGQRAMIVAQPKTGKTMLLKDIANSIASNHPEVYMMVLLIDERPEEVTDMERSVNAEVIASTFDEAADKHVKVANLVLAKAQRMVECGHDVVILLDSITRLARAYNTVTPASGKVLSGGVDANALHKPKRFFGAARKIEGGGSLTIIATALIDTGSKMDEVIFEEFKGTGNMELQLDRKIANRRIYPAIDLVASSTRRDDLLLDEVTSQRMWILRKYLSEMNPVEAMEFVNKNIRGTLNNEEFLMSMNK
- a CDS encoding superoxide dismutase; protein product: MSFELPKLGYAYDALEPTIDARTMEIHHTKHHQAYIDNLNKAIDGTELAGKTIEEICQTGTDKPAVRNNGGGHFNHSLFWEILTPGGSKEPVGNVKAAIENYGGLEKFKTDFSEAAKTRFGSGWAWLVKNADGSVSVSSTPNQDNPLMPVADVKGTPVLGLDVWEHAYYLNYQNRRPDYVSAFFDVVNWDKVEELFNK
- a CDS encoding DUF6146 family protein, whose translation is MKNLILLFFFALIPFSCFSQNSPKKEEEKSEMKPSKNEDGEWDLTVIDTQFDYFLNAVAKPISQYSESYLKTKNSFLVSEWNSYYSSGKYRNIIESGIDYDSRENYGIKFEYKLYQVFAYVSWKYGLKMNGLSGSDAAR
- a CDS encoding endonuclease/exonuclease/phosphatase family protein, producing the protein MKRYMSFIAVVFSIMAFAQQGKLRKVATVGFLNVENLWDTIRSADYIDGTKDIRNPAFHRSIPIDSIRFLEAEKYEGPWSDGALKGKKVVRYQGGSEEFTPNSGKNYNTKVYKAKLANEAKVISELGAQYTKTAPAVVGLIEVENRQVIEDLVKQPVLAKYDYGIIHYNSYDYRGIDVALIYQKRRFTPTNSLKKELKVFGDDGRREYTRDILVVTGFLDNEKVAFFMNHWPSRRGGEAVSLPKRNAAAALLKQQMDSIRTADPSTKLFAMGDFNDDPVSSSFKNYLKAAGNPKDLSETTPYLNLMYPLYKKGIASLAYQDAPNLFDQIIVSKNVISDQVTKEYSVYKAEIFAPPYLVNKEGSYKGYPFRSWDGDRFTGGYSDHFPAFVVLQKEP
- a CDS encoding carboxypeptidase-like regulatory domain-containing protein, which codes for MIKKLSLVSLFTLLPASFYFAQTTVFAYLKDAEGKPVEKAEVDIKGSENDVTADKIGYFQFVDLQPGHYQIMITKPNFETKMMEFDVADEKRKDLGVITLYSSLTSADQGLAIIDSDDDDDSSSSSGQASTVGLLQSSQDIFSRIAAFDLGFYWFRPRGIDGRTGESMLNGVSMVKSDNGNVDFSNWGGLNEITRYPEIAANHSPSEYAFGGNSSVVYKNTKASEYRKGFQFTQSLTNRNYRNRTSLRYSSGMSRKGWAFTVMGARRWAEEGIQEGTFYDAYGAYLGVEKKFSDSHTMTFNFIGAPYRRSTASPSTQEVYDYRGVHYNSYWGWQDGEKRSERVRRGFQPLFQIQDFWKINKNSSLWTTASYQFGKDKGSRLDWNGVVNPSPTYYRNLPSYYFNNIVYNVMNGNPDPFQYGTLIDAYNTSLANWQNGDPNVTQINWGQIYANNQKADAADQAEMTRLYGLTGKRSKVYLVDDVSDDKIFNAGTHYTYNFNDRTKFILNVSYQNYKSELYREMKDLLGGDYAIGVDPFKESAKPGSTGFYNTLNPNVQLHVGDRMTYNYILRRQEAKVNPGLKFSTGNFDVFVSALAGYSTSNREGLFKHYLYENSYGKSKDYNFWNFGLKGQIVYRINGRNFLVYNGAMYNQAPFMEDLFVNPRINALVNPNIRSTVYTANDLSYVINSPFLKLRASGYIVDTDNETNVQRFFADGIQLSSVNPDGSVSNVQSAFVTQVMSNVSKRNMGVELGVDVKVIPTLSLQGLASLGQYTYRNNPEVYLVSDASGGGVTSFGESYIKNYKQGGTPQRAFSLGFRYNNPKYWWVGANWNYFDNNYLDPAPTLRTNNFIQNPYSNTPYLGLTESDLRDMLKPVELPSAFFLNANAGKSFMIGKYYILLTASVNNILNNKRFKTGGFEQTRETKAGDFANDYYGGAPSFGPKYWYTQGRSYFVNLQFRF
- a CDS encoding DUF5689 domain-containing protein, which translates into the protein MNNFTNFFKTAFVAVGVLSALSSCVKNDDWDTPPIACSNKFGDPTITMADFAAQAPATGYKLITTDQIFDGYIVSSDAQGNFYKTISFQDKTVNPTVGLQIEVDKASNFADFPVGAHIRINAKGLRLGLDRGAIKIGSEDPNFAIGRVPQALVGRYMSGVCGGNGLDIQTIVPTKLTSLNDAKQANLINTLVTVSDVQFSIGEIFPVQKKYLDYDAGNQGLDTDRNIEDKLGGTAVIRNSGFFKSGGELLPKGSGDVTFVVSRYNTTWQMLIRSLSDINFSGTRVDSTPPKGGTAITYSGSFLENFESYATTPANLEVYPKYVNDPVLGNRYWQLKTFSSNKYIQLGANSGSGSYLTYFAVPVDFTAANTLKFDVNVGFWNGNALKVYYTTNYTPLGDITTATKTDITSAFTIPQAPVSGYGTLAPAGTYTLPATLTGNGFILFEYSGSSTGVTTTVQLDNIQVQ